A region of Subdoligranulum variabile DNA encodes the following proteins:
- a CDS encoding FAD:protein FMN transferase, which produces MTSRLPRIGLALAAAVLLAAIVVTSAVNRRTLYTTTWFDLFDTVSVVKGYARSQAEWDEQMEALHADLLHYHQLFDIYHSYDGMVNLCDVNARAAEAPVAVEDDLYGFLDWCANTIYSETDGATNIAAGAVLSLWHDARESDAPAPPDSARIEQALGHISMENLQLDAAAHTVFFADAAMSLDVGAVGKGYAVEKAAEAAQARGLDSALLNIGGNLRAIGEKANSEGAWTVGVENPWGNEPTYIQTLTLPDGYSLIVSGDYQRYFEYEGVRYSHLIDLTTGYPARYCSSVAILAPAGGGGTGDALSTALFCLPEETGRTVLENAEGYEALWMYPDGSTTQSDGWTGQPTE; this is translated from the coding sequence ATGACCTCCCGTCTGCCGCGCATCGGTCTGGCGCTGGCGGCAGCCGTCCTGCTGGCGGCCATCGTCGTCACCAGCGCAGTGAACCGCCGCACGCTCTACACCACCACCTGGTTCGATCTCTTCGACACTGTCTCGGTGGTCAAGGGGTACGCCCGCAGCCAGGCGGAATGGGACGAGCAGATGGAGGCCCTGCACGCCGATCTGCTCCACTACCACCAGCTGTTTGACATCTACCATTCCTATGACGGCATGGTGAACCTCTGCGATGTCAACGCCCGGGCTGCCGAAGCGCCGGTGGCGGTGGAAGATGACCTGTATGGGTTTCTGGACTGGTGCGCCAATACCATCTATTCCGAGACCGACGGCGCCACCAACATTGCTGCCGGGGCTGTGCTCTCTCTCTGGCACGACGCCCGGGAGAGCGACGCCCCTGCCCCGCCGGACAGCGCCCGGATCGAGCAGGCACTGGGGCATATCTCGATGGAAAACCTGCAGCTGGACGCCGCTGCCCATACGGTGTTCTTTGCAGATGCTGCCATGAGCCTGGATGTGGGGGCTGTGGGCAAGGGCTATGCGGTGGAAAAAGCCGCGGAAGCCGCCCAGGCCCGCGGTCTGGACAGTGCCCTGCTGAACATCGGCGGCAACCTGCGGGCCATTGGAGAAAAAGCCAACAGCGAGGGGGCCTGGACCGTGGGGGTGGAAAATCCCTGGGGCAACGAGCCTACCTACATTCAGACGCTCACCCTGCCCGACGGCTACAGCCTCATCGTCAGCGGGGACTACCAGCGTTACTTCGAGTATGAGGGGGTGCGGTACTCCCACCTGATCGACCTGACCACCGGGTATCCGGCACGGTACTGCAGCAGCGTGGCCATTCTGGCCCCGGCCGGAGGCGGCGGCACCGGGGATGCCCTTTCCACGGCATTGTTCTGTCTGCCGGAAGAGACCGGCCGCACCGTACTGGAAAACGCCGAAGGGTACGAAGCCCTGTGGATGTACCCGGACGGCAGCACCACCCAGAGCGACGGCTGGACCGGACAACCCACCGAATAA
- a CDS encoding ABC transporter ATP-binding protein has translation MLDLKHVSKTFNPGTVNEKVALQNVDLHLEEGDFATIVGSNGAGKSTLFNAIAGEFIADTGTITLAGQDITMMPDYRRSKVIGRMFQDPLKGTAPHMTIEENLALAFLRASHQTSPFSRISKADRALFAEKLSALGLGLEDRMKQPVGLLSGGQRQALTLLMATLVTPKLLLLDEHTAALDPATAEKVLDLTKKIVAEHHITCLMITHNMHDALTLGNRTLMMDHGRIVLDVGGEERTHMTVPELLERFAQNVGHQLDNDRILLSKDA, from the coding sequence GTGCTTGATCTGAAACATGTGAGCAAAACCTTCAACCCCGGCACCGTCAACGAGAAGGTGGCGCTGCAGAATGTGGACCTCCACCTGGAGGAGGGCGATTTCGCCACCATTGTGGGCTCCAACGGGGCGGGTAAATCCACCCTGTTCAATGCCATCGCCGGGGAATTCATCGCCGACACCGGCACCATCACTCTGGCGGGGCAGGACATCACCATGATGCCGGACTATCGCCGCTCCAAGGTCATCGGCCGGATGTTCCAGGATCCCCTCAAGGGAACGGCCCCCCACATGACCATCGAGGAAAATCTGGCCCTGGCTTTCCTGCGTGCTTCCCATCAGACCTCACCGTTCTCACGCATCAGCAAGGCGGACCGGGCGCTGTTTGCCGAAAAACTCTCGGCGCTGGGCCTGGGCCTGGAGGACCGGATGAAGCAGCCGGTGGGGTTGCTCTCGGGCGGACAGCGCCAGGCGCTGACCCTGCTCATGGCCACCCTGGTGACGCCCAAACTGCTGCTGCTGGATGAACATACGGCGGCCCTGGATCCCGCTACCGCCGAAAAGGTGCTGGATCTGACCAAAAAGATCGTGGCGGAACACCATATCACCTGCCTTATGATCACCCACAATATGCACGATGCCCTGACTCTGGGCAACCGGACCCTGATGATGGATCACGGCCGCATCGTGCTGGATGTGGGCGGGGAAGAGCGCACCCACATGACGGTGCCGGAGCTGCTGGAACGCTTCGCCCAGAATGTGGGACACCAGCTGGACAACGACCGCATCCTGCTGAGCAAGGATGCCTGA
- a CDS encoding DUF3783 domain-containing protein, which produces MKAHIVREPRCALLWRFDSSSAGYEAVERAAHACGVKLRLVGNAELGGIVGDLCAGKAAPAFAPLIAVPERPALIVSGLSHQTGELGRFIDLVRESGADLPLRAMVTPTSKGWTLSALLLELNREHDAVSEGGNP; this is translated from the coding sequence ATGAAAGCACATATTGTCCGGGAACCCCGCTGCGCACTGCTGTGGCGGTTTGATTCGTCCAGCGCCGGCTACGAGGCCGTGGAGCGGGCCGCGCACGCCTGCGGTGTTAAGCTGCGCCTTGTGGGCAACGCCGAGCTGGGCGGCATCGTGGGGGATCTCTGTGCCGGAAAGGCCGCCCCCGCCTTTGCACCGCTGATCGCCGTGCCGGAACGCCCGGCGCTGATCGTCAGCGGGCTGAGCCACCAGACCGGGGAACTGGGCCGGTTCATCGACCTGGTGCGGGAGAGCGGCGCCGACCTGCCGCTGCGTGCCATGGTGACCCCCACCAGCAAGGGCTGGACGCTGTCCGCCTTGCTGCTGGAGCTGAACCGGGAACATGACGCGGTATCGGAGGGCGGCAACCCATGA